One Hippoglossus stenolepis isolate QCI-W04-F060 chromosome 9, HSTE1.2, whole genome shotgun sequence genomic region harbors:
- the LOC118115180 gene encoding uncharacterized protein LOC118115180, translated as MLGTNKLVIWVMTGLFAVTTVFFNVYIFLMSLLRYRQKKQWSPSETIIMALSVANVAHQVVCYVWMTMDEVDSKCLIAQTPYTIILLIIFSLKFTIMWDTSFLTFYYSTKLVNTPNPCYTHIQTAILKHVTLAVFLILLCGLGTCMPMLVVFHADNNTMTNKDCGILVPDTKPGQIYEVIYLLFADVLPGLLMAKCCISISLHLAIHLRNMKASSNGAHRPKLGSQMRVIQMALSIVAIFTVFLVVDLYANYQISVNHGNAIGLTFFFTSIYTTVTAMVLIYGKKTLWKALIHEFNVCLDIYPCLSCLKVPEEKATPSAPAKVEK; from the coding sequence atgttgGGGACAAATAAATTGGTGATCTGGGTGATGACAGGTCTATTTGCTGTCACCACTGTTTTCTTCAATGTTTACATCTTCTTGATGAGTCTATTGAGATACAGGCAGAAAAAGCAGTGGAGTCCCAGTGAAACCATCATCATGGCTCTGTCCGTGGCCAACGTGGCCCACCAGGTGGTCTGTTACGTCTGGATGACCATGGATGAGGTGGACAGCAAGTGTCTCATCGCTCAGACGCCCTACACCATCATTCTGCTCATCATCTTCAGCCTCAAGTTCACCATCATGTGGGACACCAGCTTCCTCACTTTCTACTACAGCACCAAGCTGGTGAACACGCCCAACCCCTGCTACACGCACATCCAGACCGCCATCCTCAAGCACGTAACCCTGGCAGTTTTCCTCATCCTGCTCTGCGGCCTGGGCACCTGTATGCCAATGCTTGTGGTGTTCCACGCTGACAACAACACCATGACGAACAAAGATTGCGGCATTTTGGTGCCCGACACCAAGCCTGGCCAGATTTACGAAGTCATCTATCTGCTCTTTGCTGACGTGCTCCCAGGGTTGCTCATGGCGAAATGCTGCATCTCCATCTCTTTGCACCTGGCCATCCACCTCCGCAACATGAAAGCCAGCAGCAACGGAGCCCACCGCCCAAAGCTGGGCTCTCAGATGAGAGTGATCCAGATGGCTTTATCTATAGTGGCCATCTTCACTGTCTTCCTTGTTGTCGACCTGTACGCGAACTACCAGATATCCGTGAACCACGGGAACGCCATCGGGCTCACGTTCTTTTTCACGTCCATCTACACGACCGTCACCGCCATGGTGCTGATCTACGGGAAAAAGACTCTGTGGAAAGCTCTGATACACGAATTCAACGTCTGCCTGGATATATATCCATGTCTGTCTTGTCTGAAGGTGCCTGAAGAAAAAGCTACACCCAGCGCTCCTGCAAAAGtagaaaagtga